In Vicugna pacos chromosome 10, VicPac4, whole genome shotgun sequence, the following proteins share a genomic window:
- the SLC5A12 gene encoding sodium-coupled monocarboxylate transporter 2 → MEVKTFSVWDYVVFAALFIISSGIGVFFAIKERKKATSREFLVGGRQMSFGPVALSLTASFMSAVTILGTPADVYRFGASFSVFFIAYTFVVIFTSELFLPVFYRSGITSTYEYLQLRFNKPVRYAATVIYIVQTILYTGVVVYAPALALNQVTGFDLWGSVFATGIVCTFYCTLGGLKAVVWTDAFQMVVMVVGFLTVLVQGSIHAGGLHNVLEHSANGSRLNIFDFDVDPLRRHTFWTISVGGTFTWLGIYGVNQSTIQRCISCKTEKHAKLALYFNLLGLWIILVCAVLSGLIMYSHFRDCDPWTSGIISAPDQLMPYFVMEIFATMPGLPGLFVACAFSGTLSTVAASINALATVTFEDFVKSWFPRLSDKLSTWISKGLCLLFGVICTSMAVAASLLGGVIQAALSIHGMCGGPMLGLFSLGILFPFVNWKGALGGILTGITLSFWVAIGAFIYPAPASKTWPLPLSTDQCAPSNATEVVSPGMSNRPAIAETWYSLSYLYYSAVGWLGCMAAGVIISCITGFQSGRDVPPLLIRPVCNLFCFWSKKYQTLCWCGVQHGSGTEQENLEQGSTWKPGAEPVFQNGLGRESLAHVPGYDPKDKSHDSMAVEKITHF, encoded by the exons ATGGAGGTGAAGACCTTCTCAGTTTGGGATTATGTCGTATTTGCAGCCCTCTTTATCATTTCTTCTGGAATTGGGGTGTTCTTTGCcattaaggagagaaaaaaggcGACTTCAAGGGAGTTTCTGGTTGGCGGTCGGCAAATGAGCTTTGGCCCCGTCGCGCTGTCTCTGACAGCCAGCTTCATGTCCGCTGTCACTATCCTGGGCACCCCCGCCGACGTCTACCGCTTTGGGGCATCCTTCTCCGTCTTCTTCATTGCGTACACATTTGTCGTCATCTTCACATCAGAGCTCTTCCTCCCTGTGTTCTACAGGTCCGGCATCACCAGCACCTATGAG TACTTGCAACTGCGATTCAATAAACCAGTTCGATACGCAGCCACAGTCATCTACATCGTGCAGACG ATTCTCTACACAGGGGTGGTGGTGTACGCTCCTGCCCTGGCCCTCAATCAAG TGACTGGGTTTGATCTCTGGGGCTCTGTGTTTGCGACAGGAATTGTCTGCACATTCTACTGCACCCTG GGAGGATTAAAAGCAGTGGTGTGGACCGATGCTTTTCAGATGGTTGTCATGGTTGTGGGCTTCTTAACAGTTCTCGTTCAAGGATCAATTCATGCTGGTGGATTACACAATGTATTAGAGCACTCTGCAAATGGATCTCGACTAAATATATTTGA CTTTGACGTAGATCCTCTCCGGCGGCACACTTTCTGGACCATCTCCGTGGGAGGAACTTTTACATGGCTTGGAATCTATGGAGTCAATCAGTCGACCATCCAGCGCTGCATctcttgcaaaacagaaaaacatgccAAGCT AGCCTTGTACTTCAACTTGCTGGGTCTTTGGATCATTCTGGTCTGTGCTGTCTTGTCTGGCTTGATCATGTACTCCCACTTCAGAGACTGTGACCCTTGGACTTCCGGCATCATCTCAGCACCAGACCAG TTGATGCCATACTTCGTCATGGAGATATTTGCCACAATGCCAGGACTCCCAGGACTTTTTGTGGCTTGTGCCTTCAGTGGAACTCTGAG CACCGTGGCTGCCAGCATCAATGCCTTAGCAACTGTGACCTTTGAGGATTTTGTCAAGAGCTGGTTTCCCCGTCTCTCCGACAAGCTGAGCACCTGGATCAGTAAAGGCTTAT GTCTCTTGTTCGGCGTGATTTGTACCTCCATGGCTGTGGCTGCGTCCCTCTTGGGGGGCGTCATCCAG GCTGCCCTGAGCATCCACGGCATGTGTGGGGGACCGATGCTGGGCTTGTTTTCGCTGGGGATCCTGTTCCCTTTTGTGAACTGGAAG GGTGCACTTGGAGGCATTCTGACTGGAATCACCTTGTCATTTTGGGTGGCCATTGGGGCCTTCATTTACCCTGCTCCAGCCTCCAAGACATGGCCTTTGCCTTTATCAACAGACCAGTGTGCCCCATCAAATGCGACAGAAGTGGTGTCTCCAGGGATGTCCAACAG ACCTGCAATCGCTGAGACCTGGTATTCGCTCTCCTACCTTTACTACAGTGCAGTGGGCTGGCTAGGATGCATGGCTGCTGGAGTGATCATCAGCTGCATAACAG GTTTCCAAAGCGGCAGGGATGTTCCACCACTGCTCATTAGACCAGTCtgcaatttattttgcttttggtcTAAGAAATACCAAACTCTGTGTTGGTGTGGAGTTCAGCATGGCAGTGGAACAGAGCAG GAGAACCTTGAGCAGGGCAGCACCTGGAAACCAGGGGCTGAACCTGTCTTCCAGAATGGCCTCGGGCGAGAAAGCCTGGCCCACGTTCCGGGCTATGACCCCAAGGACAAAAGCCACGACAGCATGGCGGTGGAGAAGATTACCCATTTCTAA